Proteins encoded within one genomic window of Candidatus Brevundimonas colombiensis:
- a CDS encoding tryptophan 7-halogenase — MSQSSQAINRIIVVGGGTAGWMAAAALAHALEGAGKSVILVESEAIGIIGVGEATIPEIQKFNARLGINEADFLRETKATFKLGIEFEGWRREGERYFHPFGAFGVDMEGIAFHHFWLKACAEDQAEPLETYSMAWQAARRGRFAHPQGGPQSPLSSLGYAYHFDAALYAGFLRRFAERLGVVRCEGRVVEVRQSQAGDVSGVVLEDGRVVAGDFFIDCTGFIGLLIEKTLKAGYDDWSAWLPCDSAVAAPCERVEPLSPYTRSTAREAGWQWRIPLQHRVGNGYVYASGHLAHQDAEDALMSRLEGPALAEPRRLRFATGRRRECWKRNCVAVGLSSGFLEPLESTSIHLIQSAITKLITLFPAQKTDDGLRREFNALMEEEFTTVRDFLILHYKVTQRDGPFWEQVRAMPIPDRLADKIALFEQTGRIVRRDHDIFSESSWLAVAVGQGLAPRGRHPISDVIGPEQNRTRLAAIRDSIWRTADALPSHADMLAATMNRRAS; from the coding sequence TTGTCTCAGTCGTCGCAGGCCATCAATCGCATCATCGTCGTCGGCGGCGGGACCGCCGGGTGGATGGCGGCGGCGGCGTTGGCCCATGCGTTGGAGGGGGCCGGGAAGTCGGTGATCCTGGTGGAATCCGAGGCTATCGGCATCATCGGCGTGGGTGAGGCGACGATCCCGGAAATCCAGAAGTTCAACGCGCGGCTCGGCATCAACGAGGCGGATTTCCTGCGCGAGACCAAGGCCACCTTCAAGCTGGGGATCGAGTTCGAGGGCTGGCGTCGCGAGGGCGAGCGCTATTTCCATCCATTCGGCGCCTTCGGGGTGGATATGGAGGGCATCGCCTTTCATCACTTCTGGCTGAAGGCCTGCGCCGAGGATCAGGCCGAGCCGCTCGAAACCTATTCCATGGCCTGGCAGGCGGCGCGGCGGGGGCGGTTCGCCCATCCCCAGGGCGGGCCGCAGTCGCCTCTGTCCAGCCTGGGCTACGCCTATCATTTCGACGCCGCCCTCTACGCCGGTTTCCTGCGTCGGTTCGCCGAACGGCTGGGGGTGGTCCGGTGCGAGGGGCGGGTCGTCGAGGTGCGGCAGAGCCAGGCCGGCGATGTCTCGGGCGTGGTGCTGGAGGACGGGCGGGTCGTGGCGGGCGACTTCTTCATCGACTGCACCGGCTTCATCGGCCTGCTGATCGAAAAGACCCTGAAGGCCGGCTACGACGACTGGTCGGCCTGGCTGCCCTGCGACAGCGCTGTCGCCGCGCCGTGCGAGCGGGTCGAGCCCCTGTCGCCCTACACCCGATCCACCGCGCGCGAGGCCGGTTGGCAGTGGCGTATCCCGCTGCAGCACCGGGTCGGCAACGGCTATGTCTATGCGTCCGGCCATCTGGCGCACCAGGATGCGGAGGACGCCCTGATGTCGCGGCTGGAGGGGCCGGCGCTGGCCGAGCCGCGTCGGTTGCGGTTCGCCACCGGGCGACGCCGCGAATGCTGGAAGCGAAACTGCGTGGCGGTGGGCCTGTCCAGCGGCTTCCTGGAGCCGCTGGAATCGACCAGCATCCATCTGATCCAGAGCGCCATCACCAAGCTGATCACCCTCTTCCCGGCGCAGAAGACCGACGATGGGCTGCGGCGTGAGTTCAACGCCTTGATGGAGGAGGAATTCACCACCGTCCGCGACTTCCTGATCCTGCACTACAAGGTCACCCAGCGGGACGGGCCGTTCTGGGAGCAGGTTCGCGCCATGCCGATCCCGGATCGGCTGGCCGACAAGATCGCCCTGTTCGAGCAGACCGGGCGGATCGTCAGGCGCGACCACGACATCTTCTCGGAATCCAGCTGGCTGGCGGTGGCGGTGGGGCAGGGGCTGGCGCCGCGCGGGCGTCACCCGATCTCGGACGTGATCGGCCCCGAGCAGAACCGGACGCGGCTGGCGGCGATCCGCGACAGCATCTGGCGCACCGCCGACGCCCTGCCGTCGCACGCCGACATGCTGGCGGCGACAATGAACCGTCGCGCCTCATAG
- a CDS encoding Ca2+-dependent phosphoinositide-specific phospholipase C: protein MTMRSFFPSLLVAAGLLIVGPTWAHDRRGPDDSLPINAIQVVGTHNSYALPADPRVMALMAPRLAALYEGMRAHMSSDQMAVMQEEHPGDMTDMSKVLDYVQMPIQAQLRSGVRSLELDLQPDPQGGAYADPLPYRMLREQGQQDLAPIYAQELVRPGLKVLHVADLDFRSQCPTFRSCLTLLRQWSDAEPDHSPVFILLEPKLSGLDKAVPGAAVVPPFDARAFAEVDDAIVSVLGRDRVFTPDDLRGDRPTLEAAVLAKQWPTVSQARGKFVFLFLVPGMNLDAFAPYLEGRPSLQGRMAFVQGRAGMAHTAFMLFDNALVRSAEIRSAVAAGYIVRTRADIDTVDARKNETARREAALASGAQVISTDYLSAPNVYGNDYALPPFVGGWRCNPVVATCDTPR, encoded by the coding sequence ATGACCATGCGCAGTTTCTTCCCGAGCCTTCTTGTCGCCGCCGGTCTGCTGATCGTCGGCCCGACCTGGGCGCATGACCGGCGCGGGCCGGACGACAGCCTGCCGATCAATGCGATCCAGGTCGTGGGAACCCACAACAGCTACGCCCTGCCGGCCGATCCGCGCGTGATGGCGCTGATGGCTCCGCGTCTGGCCGCCCTCTACGAAGGGATGCGCGCACACATGTCGTCCGACCAGATGGCCGTCATGCAGGAAGAGCATCCCGGCGACATGACCGACATGTCTAAGGTGCTCGACTATGTGCAGATGCCGATCCAGGCGCAGCTTCGCAGCGGGGTTCGCAGCCTTGAGCTGGATCTGCAGCCCGATCCGCAGGGCGGCGCCTATGCCGATCCTCTGCCCTATCGGATGCTGCGCGAGCAGGGGCAACAGGATCTCGCCCCCATCTACGCACAGGAACTGGTCCGGCCGGGTCTGAAGGTCCTGCACGTCGCCGACCTGGACTTCCGCAGCCAGTGCCCGACCTTCCGCTCCTGCCTGACCCTGCTGCGGCAATGGTCGGACGCCGAACCCGACCACAGCCCGGTCTTCATTCTGCTGGAGCCGAAGCTGTCGGGCCTGGACAAGGCCGTGCCGGGGGCGGCGGTGGTGCCGCCGTTCGATGCGCGCGCCTTCGCCGAGGTCGATGACGCCATCGTATCGGTCCTGGGGCGCGACAGGGTGTTCACGCCCGACGACCTTCGCGGCGATAGGCCGACCCTTGAGGCGGCGGTCCTGGCCAAACAGTGGCCCACGGTGTCGCAGGCGCGCGGGAAATTCGTCTTTCTGTTCCTGGTGCCCGGCATGAATCTGGACGCCTTCGCGCCCTATCTGGAAGGGCGGCCGTCGCTGCAAGGCCGAATGGCTTTCGTTCAGGGGCGCGCGGGCATGGCGCACACGGCCTTCATGCTGTTCGACAACGCCCTGGTGCGCTCGGCCGAGATCAGATCCGCCGTCGCCGCCGGCTATATCGTCCGCACGCGCGCCGACATCGACACGGTCGACGCCCGCAAAAACGAGACCGCGCGTCGAGAGGCGGCGCTGGCCAGCGGGGCGCAGGTCATCTCGACGGACTATCTGTCCGCACCCAACGTCTATGGCAACGACTACGCCCTGCCGCCCTTCGTTGGCGGCTGGCGCTGCAATCCGGTCGTGGCGACGTGCGACACGCCCAGGTGA
- a CDS encoding TonB-dependent receptor → MTGLSGKRARFLYSTILAGGVFILAAQPVLAQENGGAGEAAALPEIVVTAERRAERSQRVPLAIQSVTGEALTDTGYTSVTDLQYVVPGLQYDPTQGAAFQIRGVGSTSFDFSNAKSVSVVVDDVVMDGQRANGLTGLVDIDRVDVLMGPQGTLFGKNATSGVIAVTTKKPRLGETSGRASASFGEHEDRILNATANIPLGPIAALRISGFDQGQEGFGRNVTLNRRVGTVDEYGGRAKLYVEPSDTLNLILSADYARHWDSSVRTPVSGQPANVTAMLNALGVYPGPKSADTADSSFGQIKTEEWGGSLKISKQMGEFELTSITAYRETGYYNSTPASLLPADQYSYIPFNIGDLSTDKFSQEIHLASPQGRFVEYLVGAFYNNLHARQTQLQWATLGQPLYGADGAPRPMLIALTGAAGVDANASLFDARNETLAAFGQVKFNLSPRFSVAFGGRYTSDRNSQGLDFIMIDPLPVAGYRPTFVGSSAAPVISYGKVSGDDFSYRIAPQFQISRNIMAYASYSTGYKPGGVAFVGNKYAPYRDETVEAWEAGVKSELFDRRLRLNVDAFRSDFTDFQATILTKIPDGGGGFLNATVIGNAGGLRTQGVEGNVALMIMPGLSVSGALSYTDAYFTDYVYNATTNYTDTKLTNAPEWSGTAAIDYEHTLVSGLGLRAHVDYAYRSEYWTVVGQPDYSNVPGYGLVNGRLTFTLPNSNVEFGLYGRNLFDEYFSTGWQNYGALGLLHYTSPGARRTLGAFVNLSF, encoded by the coding sequence ATGACGGGCCTGAGCGGAAAACGTGCGCGTTTCCTTTATTCGACCATACTGGCGGGCGGGGTCTTCATCCTCGCGGCCCAACCGGTCCTGGCGCAGGAAAACGGCGGCGCGGGCGAGGCCGCGGCTCTGCCCGAGATCGTCGTCACCGCCGAACGGCGCGCCGAGCGCAGTCAGCGCGTGCCCCTGGCGATACAGTCCGTCACGGGCGAGGCCCTGACCGACACGGGCTACACATCGGTTACTGATCTTCAGTATGTCGTGCCGGGCCTGCAATATGACCCGACCCAGGGGGCGGCCTTCCAGATTCGCGGCGTCGGCAGCACCTCGTTCGACTTCTCCAACGCCAAGTCCGTCAGCGTCGTCGTCGACGATGTGGTCATGGACGGCCAGCGGGCCAACGGCCTGACCGGCTTGGTCGATATCGACCGCGTCGATGTGCTGATGGGTCCGCAAGGCACGTTGTTCGGCAAGAACGCCACCTCGGGCGTCATCGCCGTCACGACCAAGAAGCCGCGACTGGGCGAGACTTCGGGACGGGCCAGCGCCAGCTTTGGCGAGCACGAGGACAGGATCCTCAACGCCACCGCAAATATCCCCCTGGGACCGATCGCGGCGCTGCGTATTTCAGGCTTCGACCAGGGTCAGGAAGGCTTCGGGCGCAATGTGACGCTGAACCGGCGCGTCGGAACCGTGGATGAGTACGGCGGCCGCGCGAAACTGTATGTCGAACCCTCGGATACGCTGAACCTCATCCTGTCCGCCGACTACGCCCGCCATTGGGACAGCAGCGTGCGCACCCCTGTCTCGGGTCAGCCCGCCAATGTCACGGCCATGTTGAACGCCCTGGGCGTCTATCCCGGCCCCAAGAGCGCCGACACCGCCGATTCCTCTTTCGGCCAGATCAAGACCGAGGAGTGGGGCGGCTCGCTCAAGATCAGCAAGCAGATGGGCGAGTTCGAACTGACGTCCATCACCGCCTATCGCGAGACGGGCTATTATAATTCCACCCCGGCCAGCCTGCTGCCGGCGGACCAGTATTCCTATATTCCGTTCAATATCGGCGACCTGTCGACCGACAAGTTCAGCCAGGAAATCCACCTCGCCTCGCCCCAGGGCCGGTTCGTCGAGTATCTGGTGGGCGCCTTCTATAATAATCTCCACGCCCGGCAGACCCAGTTGCAGTGGGCCACCCTGGGCCAGCCTCTCTATGGGGCCGACGGCGCGCCGCGCCCCATGCTGATCGCCCTGACCGGCGCGGCCGGCGTTGACGCCAACGCCTCGCTATTCGACGCCCGCAACGAGACCCTGGCTGCGTTCGGCCAGGTGAAGTTCAATCTGTCGCCGCGCTTCAGCGTCGCCTTCGGCGGGCGCTACACCTCGGACAGAAACTCGCAGGGTCTGGATTTCATCATGATCGACCCGCTTCCGGTCGCCGGTTATCGGCCGACCTTCGTGGGATCGAGCGCGGCGCCCGTCATCTCGTACGGCAAGGTCAGCGGAGATGACTTCTCCTACAGGATCGCGCCCCAGTTCCAGATTTCGCGCAATATCATGGCCTATGCCAGCTATTCGACCGGCTACAAGCCGGGCGGGGTCGCCTTCGTCGGCAACAAATACGCCCCCTATCGCGACGAGACGGTCGAGGCGTGGGAGGCCGGCGTCAAATCCGAACTGTTCGATCGTCGTCTGCGCCTGAACGTGGATGCCTTCCGGTCCGACTTCACCGATTTCCAGGCGACCATCCTGACCAAGATACCGGACGGCGGCGGCGGTTTCCTGAACGCCACCGTCATCGGCAACGCCGGGGGCTTAAGGACCCAGGGCGTGGAGGGCAATGTGGCCCTGATGATCATGCCCGGCCTCTCGGTCTCTGGCGCCTTGAGCTACACGGACGCCTATTTCACCGACTATGTCTATAACGCGACCACCAACTACACCGACACCAAGCTGACCAACGCGCCGGAATGGTCGGGCACGGCGGCGATCGACTACGAACACACGCTGGTTTCGGGCCTAGGTCTGCGCGCCCACGTCGATTACGCCTATCGGAGCGAGTACTGGACCGTCGTCGGACAGCCGGACTATTCCAATGTCCCGGGCTATGGCCTGGTCAACGGACGCCTGACCTTCACCCTGCCGAACAGCAACGTCGAGTTCGGCCTGTATGGTCGCAATCTGTTCGATGAGTATTTCTCGACGGGTTGGCAGAACTACGGGGCGTTGGGCCTGCTGCATTACACCTCTCCCGGTGCGCGACGGACGCTGGGCGCCTTCGTGAACCTCAGCTTCTGA
- a CDS encoding helix-turn-helix domain containing protein — translation MSRSPLPASDRNSPASLAIIDAARTVVAERGLGGMSLRAVADQAAASVGSINYRIGDRAALVDAVTQREIDSLRAAREIWRARMDGIDPVAAGILADLVCEWLDGAARERRVSAIVVGELILKASRDPAAVPLAAGLLAQEEALWVDILQAAPEGRRLAGRISAYCRDETPFSILFADSLDYRLLRQSTVRALLRDRTAPARREWNLWHLGLVDRLAAPAAEALDASGDTPQGVKARLAENIADLIIAEGVDAVGHRAVAQTAGVAASSVAHHYPTLRDLVFGGVEALYRRMRADLAATKGAAPSGADVVRLTHETALAASRNVAFAPFAIDMRRRRAENVHHDVARALDLEPGTDRALTQAVVMAAIGRHLGAMARGLAPTPLAELVQECF, via the coding sequence ATGAGCAGATCACCGCTTCCGGCGTCGGACAGAAACTCTCCGGCCAGTCTGGCCATCATCGATGCGGCCCGGACCGTCGTCGCCGAACGGGGGCTGGGCGGCATGAGCCTGCGGGCCGTCGCAGACCAGGCGGCGGCTTCGGTGGGGTCGATCAACTATCGGATCGGCGATCGGGCCGCGCTGGTGGATGCCGTCACCCAGCGCGAGATCGACAGTCTTCGGGCCGCGCGCGAAATCTGGCGCGCGCGAATGGACGGGATCGATCCGGTCGCCGCCGGCATCCTCGCCGATCTTGTCTGCGAATGGCTGGATGGCGCGGCCCGCGAAAGACGCGTGTCCGCCATCGTGGTTGGCGAACTGATCCTCAAGGCCAGTCGTGATCCCGCCGCCGTGCCGCTGGCGGCCGGGTTGCTGGCGCAGGAGGAGGCGCTGTGGGTGGACATCCTGCAGGCCGCGCCAGAAGGCCGCCGTCTCGCCGGTCGGATTTCAGCCTATTGCCGTGACGAGACGCCCTTCTCGATCCTGTTCGCCGATAGTCTGGACTACAGACTGTTGCGCCAATCGACGGTGCGCGCCCTGCTGCGTGATCGCACGGCGCCGGCGCGGCGGGAGTGGAATCTCTGGCACCTTGGCCTTGTCGATCGCCTCGCGGCGCCGGCGGCCGAGGCTCTGGACGCCAGCGGCGACACGCCGCAAGGGGTGAAGGCCAGATTGGCCGAGAACATCGCCGACCTGATCATCGCCGAAGGCGTGGATGCGGTCGGCCATCGCGCCGTGGCCCAGACGGCGGGCGTCGCCGCCTCCAGCGTGGCGCATCACTATCCCACCCTGCGCGATCTGGTGTTCGGAGGCGTGGAGGCCCTTTATCGTCGCATGCGGGCGGACCTGGCCGCGACCAAGGGTGCGGCTCCCAGCGGCGCGGACGTCGTGCGGCTTACGCATGAGACGGCGCTGGCGGCGTCCAGAAACGTCGCCTTCGCGCCGTTCGCCATAGATATGCGACGACGGCGCGCGGAGAATGTTCATCATGACGTGGCGCGTGCGCTCGATCTGGAGCCGGGAACCGACCGGGCCCTGACCCAGGCGGTCGTGATGGCCGCCATCGGGCGTCACCTGGGCGCGATGGCGCGTGGTCTGGCCCCGACGCCGCTGGCCGAGCTGGTCCAGGAGTGTTTTTGA
- a CDS encoding MFS transporter, with amino-acid sequence MGHDRRQLLAFGVTHGGKSLLWAGSDALFLYTLIAILHVSAPLAGTLFILASLCNALLDGVWGRALNARPALQQMLPGICAAASVVSCSMFALLPSLQAGAVIAAGLTLFAFRCAFAILDVPHNAVAAALARRHGHLAVGRWRTAIGAAAGLIIAATAIPLLMTNPAGQGSAKGLLIAVAALALVMLAPLPWLLGSVTQSQSPSKPPVRVEVSPSRRWAIVRFCLVQMVGFAAIACVGKAILHLDISGTGVMANALMLIAVLRLAAIWIWPPITARLSLSASLAVAYLATGVAVLLLPFGIEQGNLAALAALAAYGVAVGGVVLLVWSRFSELLAQLDLAADRGSAAYGYSLFTATTKIALGLSGLMTGLWIADHTAPLDADSLSHLSLAVAFLCGVCALLGRWRKRPKILLNSLVAD; translated from the coding sequence GTGGGTCACGATCGACGACAACTCCTCGCCTTCGGCGTCACCCATGGCGGCAAGAGCCTTCTGTGGGCGGGCAGCGACGCGCTGTTTCTCTACACCCTCATTGCGATACTGCACGTCTCCGCACCCCTGGCCGGCACGCTCTTCATCCTCGCCTCCCTGTGCAATGCGTTGCTGGACGGCGTCTGGGGACGCGCGCTGAACGCAAGGCCGGCGCTGCAACAGATGCTTCCCGGCATCTGCGCCGCCGCCTCGGTCGTGTCCTGTTCGATGTTCGCGCTTCTGCCCTCGCTTCAGGCGGGTGCGGTGATCGCGGCCGGTCTGACGCTGTTCGCGTTCCGCTGCGCCTTCGCCATTCTGGACGTCCCGCATAACGCGGTCGCGGCCGCTCTGGCCCGTCGACACGGCCATCTCGCCGTCGGGAGATGGCGAACCGCGATCGGCGCCGCCGCCGGGCTGATCATCGCCGCGACCGCCATCCCCCTGCTCATGACCAACCCTGCGGGCCAGGGCTCGGCCAAGGGGCTGCTGATCGCCGTGGCGGCGCTGGCGCTCGTCATGTTGGCGCCCTTGCCCTGGCTGCTTGGCTCCGTCACACAATCACAGTCGCCTTCCAAGCCCCCTGTGCGAGTTGAGGTCAGCCCCTCTCGCCGCTGGGCGATCGTCAGATTCTGTCTGGTCCAGATGGTCGGTTTCGCGGCCATCGCCTGCGTCGGCAAGGCCATCCTGCATCTCGACATCTCCGGCACGGGGGTCATGGCGAACGCCCTGATGCTGATCGCCGTGCTGCGTCTGGCGGCGATCTGGATATGGCCGCCGATCACGGCCCGCCTGTCTCTTTCGGCCAGTCTCGCCGTCGCCTATCTGGCCACCGGCGTCGCCGTCCTGCTTCTGCCGTTCGGGATCGAACAGGGAAACCTCGCCGCCCTTGCCGCGCTGGCGGCCTACGGCGTCGCCGTGGGCGGCGTGGTTCTGCTGGTCTGGTCGCGGTTCTCCGAGCTTCTGGCTCAACTCGACCTTGCGGCCGACCGAGGCTCAGCGGCCTATGGCTACAGCCTGTTCACCGCCACGACCAAGATCGCGCTCGGCCTTTCGGGGCTGATGACGGGCCTATGGATCGCCGATCACACCGCCCCCCTCGACGCCGACAGCCTGTCGCATCTCTCGCTGGCCGTAGCGTTTCTATGTGGGGTCTGCGCGCTACTGGGCCGGTGGCGAAAACGCCCCAAAATCCTGCTGAATTCACTCGTAGCCGATTAA
- a CDS encoding DOPA 4,5-dioxygenase family protein: MNKTFSASRPDPQADQDWADLLSPGRRVLLAGSGLALVAGLAGGAAKAQTPGQTPAREPAQNLSRTGPGAAPAGRSAAVPPAPTGRSPWGYETYKEPATRPAGIRPGEETLPTLPRAYTDIKSYHAHIYFDEDTYEKAALLRTWAIERFPVELGNWNLEPRGPHVTPSFYFGFTNDLLPVLVPWLQLNSLGLTILLHPNTNDPRADHLHYALWVNRAQPVNGYNLPSSVTDDRIEQIFPNVTPTIAPETA, from the coding sequence ATGAACAAGACCTTTTCAGCCTCTCGCCCGGACCCCCAAGCGGATCAGGACTGGGCCGACCTCTTGTCGCCGGGACGCCGTGTCCTGCTGGCCGGCTCCGGCCTCGCCCTGGTCGCCGGTCTTGCTGGCGGCGCGGCCAAGGCCCAAACGCCGGGCCAGACTCCGGCTAGGGAACCGGCTCAAAATCTGTCCCGGACCGGACCAGGCGCCGCCCCGGCTGGACGATCCGCCGCCGTACCGCCTGCGCCGACCGGCCGCAGCCCTTGGGGCTACGAGACCTATAAGGAGCCGGCGACACGACCGGCCGGCATCCGGCCGGGTGAGGAGACCCTGCCGACGCTGCCCAGGGCCTATACGGACATCAAGAGCTACCACGCCCATATCTATTTCGACGAGGACACTTACGAGAAGGCGGCTCTGCTGCGGACCTGGGCCATCGAGCGTTTCCCGGTCGAACTGGGCAACTGGAACCTGGAGCCGCGTGGACCCCACGTGACGCCGTCTTTCTATTTCGGTTTCACAAACGATCTGCTGCCGGTCCTGGTGCCCTGGCTGCAGTTGAACAGCCTGGGGCTGACCATCCTGCTGCATCCGAACACCAATGATCCCCGTGCCGACCATCTCCACTACGCCCTGTGGGTCAATCGCGCCCAGCCGGTGAACGGCTACAATCTGCCGTCCAGCGTCACCGACGACAGGATCGAACAGATCTTTCCGAACGTGACCCCTACGATCGCTCCGGAAACAGCTTGA
- a CDS encoding membrane dipeptidase, producing the protein MHRSALVLDGHADVLLPSTPQRYWLPNGGSRVDLDHLTRGGVDAIVLSVAVGPGPGDAAGVREARAQADAKLAAIKAFVASNPQRIGLALSADDVERLVGEGRVAVLIGFQNARSIGADLSQIDVFYREGVRVFAFNHAGHNAFSDSSRPIDTPVAEHHGLSPIGRQAVARLNDLGVLIDVSQLSSEALAQTLALTRAPVAATHSNARARIENTRNLTDAELDAIKANGGIVQLTPFNAYLVEPDAAARDRIGAVRAQYGLAQNFATATDGYAGLGERQQAFLDALAPLLPKATVSDYADQLDYVAKRIGWEHVGVGTDFNHGAGVIGFDSAADAPAVTRELLKRGYTPAQINAIWGGNFLRVLRAAEAARRT; encoded by the coding sequence GTGCACCGATCCGCGCTCGTTTTGGACGGGCATGCCGATGTCCTGCTGCCATCGACGCCGCAGCGGTATTGGCTGCCCAACGGAGGGTCGCGTGTCGACCTCGACCATCTGACGCGCGGCGGCGTGGACGCCATCGTGCTGTCCGTGGCGGTCGGGCCAGGGCCCGGGGATGCGGCGGGCGTGCGAGAAGCGCGCGCGCAAGCTGACGCCAAGCTGGCGGCGATCAAGGCGTTCGTGGCGTCCAACCCACAGCGGATCGGACTGGCCTTGAGTGCTGACGATGTCGAACGTCTGGTTGGCGAGGGCCGGGTCGCTGTTCTGATCGGATTCCAGAATGCGCGTTCGATCGGCGCGGACTTGAGCCAGATCGACGTCTTCTATCGCGAAGGCGTGCGGGTGTTCGCCTTCAACCATGCGGGGCACAACGCATTTTCCGACTCGTCGCGCCCGATCGATACGCCAGTCGCCGAACATCACGGCCTTTCCCCCATAGGACGGCAGGCTGTGGCCAGACTGAACGACCTCGGCGTCCTGATAGATGTCTCGCAGCTGTCCAGTGAGGCCCTGGCCCAGACGCTGGCTTTGACGCGCGCGCCGGTCGCGGCGACCCATTCGAACGCCCGCGCCCGGATCGAAAACACGCGCAATCTGACCGATGCGGAGCTTGACGCCATCAAGGCGAACGGCGGTATCGTTCAGCTGACGCCTTTTAACGCCTATTTGGTCGAACCGGACGCAGCGGCGAGGGACCGTATCGGCGCGGTGCGCGCCCAATACGGCCTGGCGCAGAACTTCGCCACGGCGACAGACGGCTATGCCGGATTGGGCGAAAGACAGCAGGCCTTCCTCGACGCCTTGGCGCCGCTGCTGCCTAAGGCGACCGTCAGCGACTATGCCGATCAGCTCGATTATGTCGCCAAGCGGATCGGGTGGGAGCACGTCGGGGTCGGGACCGACTTCAATCACGGGGCGGGCGTCATCGGTTTCGACAGCGCGGCGGATGCGCCCGCCGTCACGCGTGAGCTGTTGAAGCGTGGCTATACGCCTGCTCAGATCAACGCCATCTGGGGCGGCAATTTCCTGCGGGTGCTTCGTGCTGCGGAGGCCGCTCGTCGCACCTGA
- the gcvA gene encoding transcriptional regulator GcvA, producing the protein MSQDVEGRRLPPLNALKAFEAVARLSSITQAAKELNVTPGAVSQQIRLLEDHAGGPLMMREGGGLSLTDLGSRLRPVVREAFDHLKLAADVIYGLSARQSLSVSVPPSFAVRWLVPRMSRFYALHPEIETWISADMKLADVAGGRADVAVRYGQGDYPGVRSEVLIEAGVIPICSPELLSGAHPLKTPADLAHHSLIHVTPSQMEEPRPDWLAWLASRKLEGIDARLGARFDQTAFVIEDAIHGRGVALAPRAFVAQELAAGRLVAPFGDGYLATDNAYRLITRRGSLRPAAQAFVAWLRAEAAADGIVADEL; encoded by the coding sequence ATGAGCCAGGACGTCGAAGGGCGCAGACTGCCTCCGTTGAATGCGTTGAAAGCCTTCGAAGCCGTCGCGCGCCTGTCAAGCATCACACAGGCGGCCAAAGAGCTGAATGTCACGCCGGGCGCCGTCAGCCAGCAGATTCGGCTTCTGGAGGATCATGCCGGCGGCCCACTGATGATGCGCGAAGGTGGGGGGCTGTCGCTCACTGATCTCGGGTCGAGGCTTAGACCGGTCGTGCGCGAGGCCTTTGACCATCTGAAGCTGGCGGCGGACGTCATCTATGGACTTTCCGCGAGACAGTCGCTGTCGGTCAGCGTGCCGCCGTCCTTCGCCGTGCGCTGGCTGGTGCCGCGAATGTCCAGATTTTATGCTCTGCATCCCGAGATCGAAACCTGGATTTCGGCGGACATGAAACTCGCAGACGTGGCGGGCGGTCGCGCCGACGTCGCCGTCCGTTACGGCCAGGGTGATTACCCCGGGGTGCGCAGCGAGGTGTTGATAGAAGCCGGCGTCATCCCGATCTGCAGCCCGGAGCTGTTGTCCGGCGCTCACCCGCTGAAGACGCCGGCTGATCTGGCGCACCACAGCCTGATCCATGTGACGCCCAGTCAGATGGAGGAGCCGCGACCGGACTGGCTGGCCTGGCTCGCCTCGCGCAAGCTCGAGGGTATTGACGCTCGCCTCGGCGCGCGTTTCGACCAGACCGCCTTCGTCATTGAGGACGCGATCCACGGACGGGGCGTGGCCTTGGCCCCGCGCGCCTTCGTGGCGCAGGAATTGGCGGCCGGGCGGCTGGTCGCGCCGTTCGGCGACGGCTATCTCGCCACCGATAACGCCTACAGGCTGATCACTCGTCGTGGAAGCCTGCGCCCCGCCGCGCAGGCTTTCGTGGCCTGGCTGCGCGCCGAGGCGGCGGCTGACGGCATCGTCGCCGACGAACTCTGA